From Oryctolagus cuniculus chromosome 17, mOryCun1.1, whole genome shotgun sequence, a single genomic window includes:
- the LOC103351595 gene encoding angiotensin-converting enzyme-like protein Ace3 isoform X2: METTYSMGQVCLNEGPCLPLEPDLEDIMANSRDEKELLWAWQGWRDAVGRQLRPNFPHYVQLSNKAAQLNGYKDMGAMWRAKYESDTLEQDLERLFQELQPLYLNLHAYVRRALHRHYGPEVIDVRGAIPAHLLGNMWAQSWVNILDLVLPFPEKPPEDITRIMKGQHWRPQKMFEEAETFFTSLGLLSTPADFWKKSMIEKPSDGREVECHASAWDFYNSRDFRIKKCTEVTIEDLLSIFHQMGHIQYFLQYRNLSIPFRAGANPAFEEAVGSVITLSASSHKHLLNRGLLSLQHQDADEEVNFLMSMALEKVAFVPFSYLVDLFRWRVFDSTIRKDTYNQEWWNLRMKYQGLCPPVPRSEDDFDPGAKFHIAASVPYLQYFLSTVLQFQFHEALCKASGHVGPLHRCDIYNSKTAGKLLGDMLKLGSSRPWPEVLQELTGQSNVSTKALMTYFKPLLNWLVTENVQHGEVLGWPDFSCSFEEKISSRAVFLGLEVEPDKVTFWQWGLLALSLTMVLVVLGLACRLYFLEKQSLAQDSSILSTLPYTYFLGMAVEPRQAARRQWILLAICLLLVLCSIGLTIRIFTQHHRQPPWMRTKWWSWD, translated from the exons ATGGAGACGACGTACAGTATGGGCCAAGTGTGCCTGAATgaggggccctgcctgcccctggagcCCG ACCTCGAAGACATCATGGCCAACTCGAGGGATGAGAAGGAGCTGCTGTGGGCCTGGCAGGGCTGGCGGGACGCTGTGGGGCGCCAGCTGCGCCCCAACTTCCCACACTACGTGCAGCTCAGCAACAAGGCAGCTCAGCTCAATG GTTACAAGGACATGGGGGCTATGTGGCGCGCCAAGTATGAGTCTGACACCCTGGAGCAAGACCTGGAGCGGCTCTTCCAGGAGCTGCAGCCGCTCTACCTGAACCTGCACGCCTACGTGCGCCGCGCCCTGCACCGCCACTACGGGCCCGAGGTCATCGACGTGAGGGGGGCCATCCCCGCCCACCTGCTGG GGAACATGTGGGCCCAGTCCTGGGTCAACATCCTAGACCTGGTCTTGCCCTTCCCAGAGAAGCCCCCTGAGGACATCACAAGGATCATGAAAGGCCAG CACTGGAGGCCACAGAAGATGTTTGAGGAGGCTGAGACATTCTTCACCTCCTTGGGGCTGCTGTCCACCCCCGCCGACTTTTGGAAGAAGTCCATGATAGAGAAGCCGAGTGACGGGCGGGAGGTGGAGTGCCACGCCTCAGCCTGGGACTTCTACAACAGCAGGGACTTCAG GATAAAGAAGTGCACCGAGGTGACCATAGAAGACCTGCTCTCCATCTTCCACCAGATGGGCCATATCCAGTACTTCCTGCAGTACAGGAACCTGTCCATACCCTTCCGCGCAGGGGCCAACCCAGCCTTTGAAGAGGCCGTGGGGTCGGTGATCACCCTCTCCGCCTCCTCGCACAAGCACCTGCTCAACAGAGGCCTGCTCAGTCTCCAGCACCAGGACGCAG ACGAGGAGGTGAACTTCCTGATGAGCATGGCCCTGGAGAAGGTCGCCTTCGTCCCCTTCAGCTACCTCGTGGACCTGTTTCGCTGGAGGGTCTTTGACAGCACCATCCGGAAAGATACCTACAATCAAGAGTGGTGGAACCTCAG GATGAAGTACCAGGGCCTGTGCCCGCCTGTTCCTCGGTCCGAGGACGACTTTGATCCAGGCGCCAAGTTCCACATTGCAGCCAGCGTTCCCTACCTACA GTACTTTCTCAGCACTGTGCTTCAGTTCCAGTTCCACGAAGCGCTCTGCAAGGCCTCGGGCCACGTGGGCCCGCTGCACCGGTGTGACATCTATAACTCCAAGACAGCTGGGAAACTCCTGGG GGACATGTTAAAGCTGGGCTCGAGCAGGCCTTGGCCAGAGGTCCTACAGGAACTGACAGGGCAGTCCAACGTGTCCACAAAGGCCCTCATGACCTACTTCAAGCCCCTGCTGAACTGGCTGGTGACTGAGAACGTGCAGCACGGGGAAGTGCTGGGCTGGCCGGACTTCAGCTGCTCCTTTGAAG AAAAAATCTCAAGCAGAGCGGTGTTCCTGGGTCTGGAGGTGGAGCCCGACAAGGTCACGTTCTGGCAGTGGGGCCTGCTGGCCCTGAGCTTGACCATGGTCCTTGTGGTCCTGGGGCTGGCCTGCAGGCTGTACTTCCTGGAGAAACAGTCATTGGCCCAGGACTCCTCCATACTCAGCACCCTGCCCTACACTTACTTCCTGGGTATGGCCGTGGAACCCCGCCAGGCTGCCAGAAGGCAGTGGATCCTGCTGGCCATCTGCCTCTTACTTGTGCTGTGCTCCATCGGCCTGACCATTCGGATCTTCacacagcaccacaggcagcctCCGTGGATGAGAACTaaatggtggagctgggactag
- the LOC103351595 gene encoding angiotensin-converting enzyme-like protein Ace3 isoform X1 gives MGTGWTCPASSLLTLLCYCYGQLSSPFSSVADPSLDEFYNETEAQLFLQFYDQTAQVVLNQFMEAAWDYVTNITRENQEEMLRREVERSQFLTYFGTRARLFKTSQFQDPAVKRMLSKLKDIDKAALPKDKLWEYNKLLAYMETTYSMGQVCLNEGPCLPLEPDLEDIMANSRDEKELLWAWQGWRDAVGRQLRPNFPHYVQLSNKAAQLNGYKDMGAMWRAKYESDTLEQDLERLFQELQPLYLNLHAYVRRALHRHYGPEVIDVRGAIPAHLLGNMWAQSWVNILDLVLPFPEKPPEDITRIMKGQHWRPQKMFEEAETFFTSLGLLSTPADFWKKSMIEKPSDGREVECHASAWDFYNSRDFRIKKCTEVTIEDLLSIFHQMGHIQYFLQYRNLSIPFRAGANPAFEEAVGSVITLSASSHKHLLNRGLLSLQHQDADEEVNFLMSMALEKVAFVPFSYLVDLFRWRVFDSTIRKDTYNQEWWNLRMKYQGLCPPVPRSEDDFDPGAKFHIAASVPYLQYFLSTVLQFQFHEALCKASGHVGPLHRCDIYNSKTAGKLLGDMLKLGSSRPWPEVLQELTGQSNVSTKALMTYFKPLLNWLVTENVQHGEVLGWPDFSCSFEEKISSRAVFLGLEVEPDKVTFWQWGLLALSLTMVLVVLGLACRLYFLEKQSLAQDSSILSTLPYTYFLGMAVEPRQAARRQWILLAICLLLVLCSIGLTIRIFTQHHRQPPWMRTKWWSWD, from the exons ATGGGAACAGGATGGACTTGTCCTGCATCTTCCCTCCTCACGCTCCTCTGCTACTGTTACGGACAGCTCTCGTCACCATTCAGCTCTGTGGCTGACCCAAGCTTAG ATGAGTTCTACAATGAGACCGAGGCCCAGCTGTTCCTGCAGTTTTATGACCAAACAGCCCAGGTTGTGTTGAACCAGTTCATGGAAGCCGCTTGGGACTACGTCACCAACATCACCAGGGAAAATCAGGAGGAGATG CTGCGCAGGGAAGTGGAGCGGTCCCAGTTCCTGACCTACTTCGGCACCCGGGCCCGCCTGTTCAAGACCAGCCAATTCCAGGACCCGGCCGTGAAGCGCATGCTGAGTAAGCTGAAGGACATAGACAAGGCGGCCCTGCCCAAGGACAAGCTCTGGGAG TACAACAAGCTTCTGGCCTACATGGAGACGACGTACAGTATGGGCCAAGTGTGCCTGAATgaggggccctgcctgcccctggagcCCG ACCTCGAAGACATCATGGCCAACTCGAGGGATGAGAAGGAGCTGCTGTGGGCCTGGCAGGGCTGGCGGGACGCTGTGGGGCGCCAGCTGCGCCCCAACTTCCCACACTACGTGCAGCTCAGCAACAAGGCAGCTCAGCTCAATG GTTACAAGGACATGGGGGCTATGTGGCGCGCCAAGTATGAGTCTGACACCCTGGAGCAAGACCTGGAGCGGCTCTTCCAGGAGCTGCAGCCGCTCTACCTGAACCTGCACGCCTACGTGCGCCGCGCCCTGCACCGCCACTACGGGCCCGAGGTCATCGACGTGAGGGGGGCCATCCCCGCCCACCTGCTGG GGAACATGTGGGCCCAGTCCTGGGTCAACATCCTAGACCTGGTCTTGCCCTTCCCAGAGAAGCCCCCTGAGGACATCACAAGGATCATGAAAGGCCAG CACTGGAGGCCACAGAAGATGTTTGAGGAGGCTGAGACATTCTTCACCTCCTTGGGGCTGCTGTCCACCCCCGCCGACTTTTGGAAGAAGTCCATGATAGAGAAGCCGAGTGACGGGCGGGAGGTGGAGTGCCACGCCTCAGCCTGGGACTTCTACAACAGCAGGGACTTCAG GATAAAGAAGTGCACCGAGGTGACCATAGAAGACCTGCTCTCCATCTTCCACCAGATGGGCCATATCCAGTACTTCCTGCAGTACAGGAACCTGTCCATACCCTTCCGCGCAGGGGCCAACCCAGCCTTTGAAGAGGCCGTGGGGTCGGTGATCACCCTCTCCGCCTCCTCGCACAAGCACCTGCTCAACAGAGGCCTGCTCAGTCTCCAGCACCAGGACGCAG ACGAGGAGGTGAACTTCCTGATGAGCATGGCCCTGGAGAAGGTCGCCTTCGTCCCCTTCAGCTACCTCGTGGACCTGTTTCGCTGGAGGGTCTTTGACAGCACCATCCGGAAAGATACCTACAATCAAGAGTGGTGGAACCTCAG GATGAAGTACCAGGGCCTGTGCCCGCCTGTTCCTCGGTCCGAGGACGACTTTGATCCAGGCGCCAAGTTCCACATTGCAGCCAGCGTTCCCTACCTACA GTACTTTCTCAGCACTGTGCTTCAGTTCCAGTTCCACGAAGCGCTCTGCAAGGCCTCGGGCCACGTGGGCCCGCTGCACCGGTGTGACATCTATAACTCCAAGACAGCTGGGAAACTCCTGGG GGACATGTTAAAGCTGGGCTCGAGCAGGCCTTGGCCAGAGGTCCTACAGGAACTGACAGGGCAGTCCAACGTGTCCACAAAGGCCCTCATGACCTACTTCAAGCCCCTGCTGAACTGGCTGGTGACTGAGAACGTGCAGCACGGGGAAGTGCTGGGCTGGCCGGACTTCAGCTGCTCCTTTGAAG AAAAAATCTCAAGCAGAGCGGTGTTCCTGGGTCTGGAGGTGGAGCCCGACAAGGTCACGTTCTGGCAGTGGGGCCTGCTGGCCCTGAGCTTGACCATGGTCCTTGTGGTCCTGGGGCTGGCCTGCAGGCTGTACTTCCTGGAGAAACAGTCATTGGCCCAGGACTCCTCCATACTCAGCACCCTGCCCTACACTTACTTCCTGGGTATGGCCGTGGAACCCCGCCAGGCTGCCAGAAGGCAGTGGATCCTGCTGGCCATCTGCCTCTTACTTGTGCTGTGCTCCATCGGCCTGACCATTCGGATCTTCacacagcaccacaggcagcctCCGTGGATGAGAACTaaatggtggagctgggactag